A window of the Mucilaginibacter sp. cycad4 genome harbors these coding sequences:
- a CDS encoding Hpt domain-containing protein — protein MADISPEQDLDLSFLYEIADGSDDFIVDSIGMFLEQSPDLLNTISSALNNRDWALAAQAAHKLKPNLGFFGMPISQATIQEVELACKAGGENPAEIFEKFNQVNSMVSANLITLKQIKAEKEANL, from the coding sequence ATGGCAGATATTTCACCAGAACAGGATCTTGATCTTTCTTTTTTATACGAGATTGCCGACGGTAGCGACGATTTTATTGTTGACTCGATAGGGATGTTCCTTGAGCAATCGCCCGATTTACTTAATACGATCAGCAGCGCGTTAAATAACCGGGATTGGGCATTAGCAGCCCAGGCAGCTCATAAATTAAAGCCTAACCTTGGTTTTTTTGGTATGCCCATAAGCCAGGCTACCATACAGGAAGTTGAACTGGCCTGCAAGGCAGGTGGTGAAAATCCAGCCGAAATATTTGAGAAATTTAACCAGGTAAACAGCATGGTATCAGCAAACCTGATCACCCTAAAGCAAATTAAAGCCGAGAAGGAAGCTAATTTATAA